CTTCACCAATAGGACCCGCTTCATCGATAGGCTCACCCAATACGTTCATAATACGGCCAAGGGTTGCAACCCCTACCGGAACAGTAATTGGTGAACCTGAGTTTGCTACCTCTAGACCACGACGCAGACCATCAGAAGAACCCATAGCGATGGTACGAACAACACCACCACCTAGTTGCTGCTGAACTTCCAGCACCAAACCATTACAGGCGCCTTCACCAGTGATCTTCAGAGCGTCATATACTCGAGGTACAGAATCTTGTGGAAACTCTACGTCCACAACCGCGCCAATTACTTGGACAACAGTACCTGTGCTCATGATTAATCCTCTAAACTTGATTTCGTTACCTAAACCTAAACCGCTGCAGCGCCTGATACAATTTCCGACAGTTCTTGCGTAATCGCAGCCTGACGGGCCTTGTTATAGACGAGTTGCAAATCATCGATCATTTCGCCAGCGTTGTCTGTTGCCGCCTTCATAGCTACCATACGGGCAGCTTGTTCAGAGGCAATATTCTCAACAACACCTTGATATACTTGAGACTCTACATAACGAGTTAACAATAAGTCCAAAACTTCTTTTGGATCTGGCTCGTAAATATAATCCCAAGGATAACTAGCTACTTCTTCATCTGACTTAGGTAAAGGTAGCAGCTGTTCGATCACCGGAGTCTGGGTCATTGTATTAACAAACTTGTTAAACACAATGTACAGACGATCCAATTTACCTTCGTTGTAAGCTTTTAACATGACACGTACTGTGCCAATCAAATCAACAAGTTTTGGCGCATCGCCTAAACCTGATGCATGGGCGGAAACTTCACCACCAAAGCTTTTAAAAAACTGAACAGAACGGGCACCAATTGGGCAAAACTCAACGTCTGCACCTTGTTCTTTCCATTTTTTAACGTCTGACACAACCTTTTTAAAGAGGTTGACGTTCAAACCACCACAAAGGCCACGGTCGGTTGCTACAACAATGTAACCAACCCGCTTGGCATCTCTCACCTCTAAATAGGGGTGTTTATACTCGAGAGTACCTTGCGCTACGTGACCGATCACCTTACGCATATTTTCTGCATATGGACGGCTAGCTGCCATGCGTTCCTGCGCTCTGCGCATTTTGCTGGCGGCAACCATTTCCATAGCGGAAGTGATCTTCTGAGTATTTTTAACACTCGCGATCTTGGTTTTAATCTCTTTAGCGCTGGCCATCTCTACTCTCCAATCTGGGACCTGAGGTGCCTAATGACACCCCGTGTTCATTATTACCAGGTTTGGGTTTCAATGAACTTGTCCATGCCTGCCTTTAACTCACCTTCGATATCAGCGTTATAATCGCCAGTAGCATTGATGGTGTTCATTAGGTCAGCATGTTGACTGTTCATGTATGAAAGCAGAGAGGCCTCGAAGCGACCGATTTCATTTAAAGCAACACCTTTAAGGTAGCCTTTTTCAGCTGCGAAAATAGACACAGACTGGGCAGCAACGCTCATAGGAGCATATTGCTTTTGCTTCATTAATTCGGTTACACGCTCACCATGCTCAAGTTGAGCACGAGTTGCATCATCTAAATCAGACGCAAACTGTGAGAACGCAGCAAGCTCTCGATACTGTGCAAGTGCAGTACGAATACCGCCAGACAGTTTCTTGATGATTTTAGTCTGCGCAGCACCACCAACACGAGAAACTGAAATACCTGGGTTAACTGCTGGACGTAGTCCAGAGTTAAACAAATCAGTCTCAAGGAAGATTTGACCATCTGTAATAGAAATTACGTTAGTCGGTACGAACGCTGATACATCACCAGCTTGGGTTTCAATAATAGGCAAAGCGGTTAACGAACCGGTTTTACCTGTTACTGCACCTTTAGTGAACTTTTCTACATAATTCACGTTTACGCGTGAAGCACGCTCTAATAAACGAGAGTGTAGATAAAAAACATCACCTGGGTATGCTTCACGTCCTGGTGGACGCTTTAATAGTAGTGAAATTTGACGATAAGCAACTGCTTGCTTAGACAAATCATCATATACGATTAAAGAATCTTCACCGCGGTCACGGAAGTATTCACCCATAGAACAACCAGAATATGGCGCTAAATATTGTAGTGCGGCAGCTTCAGAAGCTGAGGCAACAACAACAATAGTGTTAGCTAATGCACCATGTTCTTCAAGCTTGCGTACTACGTTAGCGATGGTAGAAGCTTTCTGACCAATAGCTACATAGACACACTTAATACCTGACTCTTTCTGGTTGATAATTGCATCGATTGCCATCGCTGTTTTACCAGTCTGACGGTCACCAATAATCAATTCACGTTGACCACGACCAATAGGGATCATGGCATCAACGGCTTTATAACCAGTTTGAATTGGTTGTGATACTGACTTACGTTCAATAACACCTGGGGCAATCACTTCAACAGGAGAGAAACCATCGTTGTCGATAGGTCCTTTTCCGTCAATAGGCTCACCTAGAGTGTTAACAACGCGGCCAAGTAGACCACGACCCACCGGTACTTCAAGAATACGACCAGTGGTTCTTACTTTATCGCCTTCTGCTAAATTAGCATAAGGCCCCATTACTACGGCGCCGACAGAATCACGTTCTAAATTCAACGCGATTGCAAAACAGCCACCAGGCAGTTCGATCATTTCACCTTGCATTACATCGGCTAGGCCGTTAATGCGAATGATGCCGTCACTTACTGCAACGATTGTACCTTCGTTGCGAGCTTCACTAACGACGTCGAACTGCTGGATCCGCTGCTTAATCAGATCGCTGATTTCAGTGGAATTCAGTTGCATGCTCAAACTCCCAATTACGACTGCAGCTTTTCAGACAAACGCGATAACTTACCGCTTACCGAGCCATCAA
The nucleotide sequence above comes from Shewanella sp. Arc9-LZ. Encoded proteins:
- the atpG gene encoding F0F1 ATP synthase subunit gamma, translating into MASAKEIKTKIASVKNTQKITSAMEMVAASKMRRAQERMAASRPYAENMRKVIGHVAQGTLEYKHPYLEVRDAKRVGYIVVATDRGLCGGLNVNLFKKVVSDVKKWKEQGADVEFCPIGARSVQFFKSFGGEVSAHASGLGDAPKLVDLIGTVRVMLKAYNEGKLDRLYIVFNKFVNTMTQTPVIEQLLPLPKSDEEVASYPWDYIYEPDPKEVLDLLLTRYVESQVYQGVVENIASEQAARMVAMKAATDNAGEMIDDLQLVYNKARQAAITQELSEIVSGAAAV
- the atpA gene encoding F0F1 ATP synthase subunit alpha, whose amino-acid sequence is MQLNSTEISDLIKQRIQQFDVVSEARNEGTIVAVSDGIIRINGLADVMQGEMIELPGGCFAIALNLERDSVGAVVMGPYANLAEGDKVRTTGRILEVPVGRGLLGRVVNTLGEPIDGKGPIDNDGFSPVEVIAPGVIERKSVSQPIQTGYKAVDAMIPIGRGQRELIIGDRQTGKTAMAIDAIINQKESGIKCVYVAIGQKASTIANVVRKLEEHGALANTIVVVASASEAAALQYLAPYSGCSMGEYFRDRGEDSLIVYDDLSKQAVAYRQISLLLKRPPGREAYPGDVFYLHSRLLERASRVNVNYVEKFTKGAVTGKTGSLTALPIIETQAGDVSAFVPTNVISITDGQIFLETDLFNSGLRPAVNPGISVSRVGGAAQTKIIKKLSGGIRTALAQYRELAAFSQFASDLDDATRAQLEHGERVTELMKQKQYAPMSVAAQSVSIFAAEKGYLKGVALNEIGRFEASLLSYMNSQHADLMNTINATGDYNADIEGELKAGMDKFIETQTW